Proteins encoded together in one Amblyomma americanum isolate KBUSLIRL-KWMA chromosome 1, ASM5285725v1, whole genome shotgun sequence window:
- the LOC144108078 gene encoding uncharacterized protein LOC144108078, giving the protein MVGPFERGTGVPDDLHGLNFKPASYGSVPTQDPKAPRGGDGPTCDAVTVVEHCPCGDHRGVDDMHKHSDDATGTAAAGREFTLVTDDQPLVSPLRPDRQTPTMTAARIQRWALYLGGYNYKLQYVPGKQLLNSDALSRLTQQTTRDRGEGPTEGSHDWTRPPDSSLYVRNYGQGEKWIPGHVKSATGARMVTVEPPTAIVKRQVDQVRRRSDSSPRFPVTDTTARGTGPSQTKGPCTAANVTTPLEAAAPDYSPDTAQIAGNNIQPRTSLLPPTLSPAEASQ; this is encoded by the exons ATGGTGGGGCCCTTCGAGCGTGGCACCGGCGTCCCCGACGACCTTCACGGGCTAAACTTCAAGCCTGCCAGCTACGGCAGCGTGCCGACACAGGACCCCAAGGcgccgcgcggcggcgacggcccAACGTGTGACGCCGTCACGGTGGTGGAGCACTGCCCCTGCGGCGACCACCGAGGAGTCGACGACATGCATAAGCACAGCGACGACGCCACGGGCACAGCGGCGGCAG GTCGTGAATTTACGTTGGTCACGGATGATCAACCTCTCGTCAGCCCTCTGAGACCTGACCGCCAGACACCGACTATGACGGCTGCGCGAATTCAACGCTGGGCACTGTACCTCGGAGGCTACAATTACAAGCTTCAGTATGTTCCTGGGAAACAACTACTCAACTCGGATGCTCTCAGCAGACTGACACAGCAGACCACCAGAGACAGAGGTGAAG GTCCAACTGAGGGGAGCCACGACTGGACACGGCCGCCAGACAGCAGCTTGTACGTCCGCAATTACGGACAGGGAGAGAAGTGGATCCCTGGTCATGTCAAATCGGCGACAGGAGCACGGATGGTAACCGTAGAGCCTCCCACTGCAATCGTCAAGCGGCAAGTCGATCAGGTGCGCCGCCGCTCGGATTCATCACCAAGGTTTCCGGTCACCGATACGACTGCTCGTGGTACAGGGCCCAGCCAGACGAAAGGACCCTGCACGGCGGCCAATGTAACCACTCCCTTGGAAGCGGCCGCCCCAGATTATTCTCCTGATACAGCCCAAATTGCGGGCAATAACATTCAACCTCGCACCTCTCTTCTCCCACCTACCTTGAGTCCGGCCGAAGCTTCGCAGTAA
- the LOC144108088 gene encoding uncharacterized protein LOC144108088 isoform X1 — protein MLPREPGPLRGGEEVQPGEDSAACAAWRDRGDQPCSCCCCSGACLWRQQQNPQTSGGPPVVHDNMVGPFERGTGVPDDLHGLNFKPASYGSVPTQDPKAPRCGDGPTCDAVTVVEHCPCGDHRGVDDMHKHSDDATGTAAAGREFTLVTDDQPLVSPLRPDRQTPTMTAARIQRWALYLGGYNYKLQYVPGKQLLNSDALSRLTQQTTRDRGEGPTEGSHDWTRPPDSSLYVRNYGQGEKWIPGHVKSATGARMITVEPPTAIVKRQVDQVRRRSDSSPRFPVTDTTARGPGPSQTKGPCTAANVTTPLEAAAPDYSPDTAQIAGNNIQPRTSLLPPTLSPAEASQ, from the exons A TGCTGCCTCGTGAACCGGGGCCTCTCCGTGGGGGAGAGGAGGTGCAGCCTGGGGAGGACTCCGCTGCATGTGCCGCTTGGCGCGACCGGGGAGACCAGccgtgctcctgctgctgctgctcgggcgcatgcctctggcggcagcagcagaacccgcagacaagcggcgGCCCGCCCGTTGTGCACGACAACATGGTGGGGCCCTTCGAGCGTGGCACCGGCGTCCCCGACGACCTTCACGGGCTAAACTTCAAGCCTGCCAGCTACGGCAGCGTGCCGACACAGGACCCCAAGGCGCCGCGCTGCGGCGACGGCCCAACGTGTGACGCCGTCACGGTGGTGGAGCACTGCCCCTGCGGCGACCACCGAGGAGTCGACGACATGCATAAGCACAGCGACGACGCCACGGGCACAGCGGCGGCAG GTCGTGAATTTACGTTGGTCACGGATGATCAACCTCTCGTCAGCCCTCTGAGACCTGACCGCCAGACACCGACTATGACGGCTGCGCGAATTCAACGCTGGGCACTGTACCTCGGAGGCTACAATTACAAGCTTCAGTATGTTCCTGGGAAACAACTACTCAACTCGGATGCTCTCAGCAGACTGACACAGCAGACCACCAGAGACAGAGGTGAAG GTCCAACTGAGGGGAGCCACGACTGGACACGGCCGCCAGACAGCAGCTTGTACGTCCGCAATTACGGACAGGGAGAGAAGTGGATCCCTGGTCATGTCAAATCGGCGACAGGAGCACGGATGATAACCGTAGAGCCTCCCACTGCAATCGTCAAGCGGCAAGTCGATCAGGTGCGCCGCCGCTCGGATTCATCACCAAGGTTTCCGGTCACCGATACGACTGCTCGTGGTCCAGGGCCCAGCCAGACGAAAGGACCCTGCACGGCGGCCAATGTAACCACTCCCTTGGAAGCGGCCGCCCCAGATTATTCTCCTGATACAGCCCAAATTGCGGGCAATAACATTCAACCTCGCACCTCTCTTCTCCCACCTACCTTGAGTCCGGCCGAAGCTTCGCAGTAA